From a region of the Agrobacterium tumefaciens genome:
- a CDS encoding outer membrane lipoprotein carrier protein LolA, translated as MDHLTTGKTVSATSSQNGMSRRGVLTVFSMAAAMAGLSPLHALAQSSGENATAQKIANHFSSVKTMMGEFVQFGPRGEQTGGKFYIERPGKLRFNYEDPSPMRVIADGKNVVIGNAKLKTWDLYPLSKTPLSLLLSNKIDLSNQKVRDVKEESDLTTIVLGDKSVFGDSTITLMFDPKTFDLRQWTTTDAQNKDTTVMIFNVQTGVNFDERVFNINYEEVRKRG; from the coding sequence ATGGACCATCTCACGACCGGCAAGACTGTGTCGGCAACATCATCGCAAAACGGCATGTCACGACGCGGCGTACTCACCGTATTTTCGATGGCAGCGGCAATGGCCGGTTTGTCGCCGTTGCATGCTCTTGCGCAGTCATCCGGCGAAAACGCCACAGCACAGAAGATTGCCAACCACTTCTCGTCGGTCAAAACCATGATGGGAGAATTCGTCCAGTTCGGCCCGCGCGGGGAACAGACGGGTGGCAAATTCTACATCGAGCGCCCCGGCAAGCTGCGCTTCAACTACGAAGATCCGTCACCGATGCGTGTTATCGCTGACGGCAAGAATGTCGTGATTGGTAACGCCAAGCTGAAAACCTGGGATTTGTACCCGCTATCAAAAACACCGCTCAGCCTGCTGCTCTCGAACAAGATCGATCTGAGCAACCAGAAGGTACGTGATGTCAAGGAAGAGTCCGACCTGACCACCATCGTGCTCGGTGACAAGAGTGTTTTTGGTGACTCCACCATCACCTTGATGTTCGACCCGAAAACCTTCGATCTGCGCCAGTGGACGACCACCGACGCGCAGAACAAGGATACGACGGTTATGATCTTCAACGTCCAGACGGGCGTAAATTTCGACGAGCGCGTCTTCAACATCAACTATGAAGAAGTCCGCAAGCGCGGCTGA
- a CDS encoding exodeoxyribonuclease III: protein MTFSITTWNINSVRLRMPLVEQFLVRYKPDILCLQETKCPNGEFPMKPLRALGYEHVVIHGQKGYHGVAIASKIPLVEDHRQDYCGIGDARHISAVVEVGSRRIRLHNFYVPAGGDEPDRSINPKFGHKLDFIEEMKALRANGLPGTSSILVGDLNIAPLENDVWSHKQLLKIVSHTPVETEGLLDVMKQGDWLDLMRLNVPDGEKIYTWWSYRAKDWEAADRGRRLDHIWSSQDLGASLEKIDILREARGWNRPSDHVPVTAHFRF from the coding sequence ATGACATTTTCGATAACCACCTGGAACATCAACTCGGTGCGACTGCGCATGCCACTCGTTGAACAATTCCTGGTTCGTTACAAACCGGATATTCTTTGCCTGCAGGAAACCAAGTGCCCAAATGGCGAATTTCCGATGAAGCCGTTGAGAGCACTCGGCTACGAGCATGTGGTCATTCACGGCCAGAAGGGCTACCACGGCGTCGCTATTGCTTCGAAAATTCCGCTCGTCGAGGATCATCGTCAGGACTATTGCGGCATCGGCGATGCCCGGCATATCTCCGCCGTGGTCGAAGTGGGATCGCGTCGCATTCGGCTTCACAATTTTTACGTTCCCGCAGGTGGCGACGAACCTGATCGATCGATCAACCCGAAATTCGGCCACAAGCTCGATTTTATCGAAGAAATGAAAGCCTTGCGGGCGAATGGCCTACCCGGCACCTCGTCAATCTTGGTGGGTGATCTCAACATCGCACCGCTTGAAAACGACGTCTGGTCGCATAAGCAACTCCTCAAGATCGTCAGTCACACGCCTGTCGAGACTGAAGGGCTACTGGACGTGATGAAACAAGGGGACTGGCTTGATCTGATGCGGCTGAACGTGCCGGACGGCGAGAAAATCTACACCTGGTGGAGTTATCGCGCCAAGGATTGGGAAGCAGCCGACCGCGGACGGCGTCTGGATCACATCTGGTCGTCACAGGATTTGGGCGCATCGCTTGAAAAAATCGATATCCTGCGTGAAGCGCGTGGCTGGAACCGCCCTTCCGACCACGTACCCGTCACCGCCCATTTCCGCTTCTAG
- a CDS encoding cyclic nucleotide-binding domain-containing protein — protein MALTDDIMLLGLVPLFAGFSDDQLRLIAFGAERRKVSSGQTLFREHSPAECAFAVTTGRFELFSAGRDGKPVLQATPGRGALLSELALFTLCERKFTAIAAEDSEVIRITRILFHRLVEEFPEVADIVTARIRDNIASLAAGTARLQNRFA, from the coding sequence ATGGCCTTAACGGACGACATCATGCTGCTGGGGCTGGTTCCGTTGTTTGCGGGCTTCAGTGATGACCAGTTGCGTCTGATTGCCTTCGGGGCAGAGCGTCGCAAGGTTTCGTCCGGGCAGACCCTGTTTCGCGAGCACTCTCCTGCCGAATGCGCATTTGCTGTCACCACCGGCCGCTTCGAACTTTTCAGTGCGGGCCGCGATGGCAAACCCGTGCTGCAGGCAACGCCCGGTCGAGGCGCGTTGTTATCGGAGCTGGCGCTTTTTACGTTGTGTGAGCGAAAATTCACGGCCATTGCGGCGGAGGACTCTGAAGTCATCCGTATCACGCGCATCCTCTTTCACCGTCTGGTCGAAGAGTTTCCTGAGGTCGCGGATATCGTTACCGCGCGTATTCGCGATAACATCGCCTCACTCGCTGCAGGCACGGCGCGGTTACAAAACCGCTTCGCATGA
- a CDS encoding response regulator transcription factor, with protein MTARTILLVDDDDDLRETLTEQLSPYEEFSILSGANAAQATQIAKSSQVDLLIMDVGLPDMDGREAVKLLRKGGFKAPIIMLTGHDTDSDTILGLEAGANDYVTKPFRFAVLLARIRAQLRQYEQSEDAVFTVGPYQFKPSQKLLTTEDGKKIRLTEKEAAIIRYLYRAGSTVVTRDVLLEEVWGYNSGVTTHTLETHVYRLRQKIERDPSNAEILVTENGGYKIVP; from the coding sequence ATGACGGCCCGCACTATACTTCTCGTAGACGACGATGACGATCTTCGGGAGACGCTGACCGAGCAACTGTCTCCTTATGAGGAATTCTCGATTCTGAGTGGCGCCAACGCGGCGCAGGCTACACAAATCGCCAAATCGTCCCAAGTCGACCTTTTGATTATGGACGTTGGGCTTCCCGATATGGACGGTCGTGAAGCTGTCAAGCTCTTGCGCAAGGGTGGCTTCAAGGCGCCGATTATCATGCTCACCGGGCATGATACGGACTCCGACACCATTCTCGGCCTTGAGGCTGGCGCAAACGACTACGTGACGAAACCATTCCGGTTTGCCGTCTTGCTGGCTCGCATCCGTGCGCAGCTTCGGCAATATGAGCAGAGCGAAGACGCGGTTTTCACGGTTGGTCCCTACCAGTTCAAGCCGAGCCAGAAGCTGCTGACGACCGAAGATGGCAAGAAAATCCGCCTCACCGAGAAAGAAGCGGCCATCATCCGTTACCTTTATCGCGCTGGCAGCACGGTCGTTACTCGTGACGTGCTGCTTGAAGAGGTCTGGGGTTACAATTCCGGGGTAACGACGCACACGCTTGAAACGCATGTCTATCGCCTGCGTCAGAAAATCGAACGTGATCCGTCCAACGCCGAGATTTTGGTCACAGAGAACGGCGGTTACAAAATCGTTCCCTGA
- a CDS encoding L,D-transpeptidase, whose amino-acid sequence MVRQAPSKINRAIVQLGHLTFPAAIGRNGRTPMKREGDGKSPISTMRLLHGFYRGDRAGKTTTALPMTRIRKSMLWCDAPCDPNYNRLVKAPFVPSHEEMARTDSLYDVCLVLDWNITSRRRHRGSAIFMHLIRPGFEPTAGCVAVRPRDMQRILTSMRKGSRICIL is encoded by the coding sequence GTGGTTCGGCAGGCGCCGTCGAAAATCAATCGCGCCATCGTCCAGCTCGGTCATCTCACCTTCCCGGCAGCGATAGGCCGCAACGGAAGAACGCCCATGAAGCGCGAAGGTGATGGAAAATCACCGATTTCCACGATGCGGCTGCTGCACGGGTTTTATCGTGGCGACCGCGCCGGAAAGACAACGACCGCCTTACCAATGACGCGTATCCGCAAATCCATGTTGTGGTGCGACGCCCCTTGCGACCCGAACTACAATCGTCTTGTCAAAGCCCCCTTTGTACCAAGCCATGAAGAAATGGCCCGTACTGACAGCCTTTACGATGTGTGTCTGGTCCTGGACTGGAACATCACCTCACGTCGACGCCATCGTGGTTCGGCGATTTTCATGCATCTGATCCGTCCCGGCTTCGAACCGACGGCAGGATGTGTTGCGGTTCGACCACGGGACATGCAGCGAATTCTCACCAGTATGCGTAAGGGCAGCCGTATCTGTATCCTTTAA
- a CDS encoding CarD family transcriptional regulator encodes MTTQQKKSPARHGFKTGEAIVYPAHGVGTISAIEEQEVAGMKLELFVIDFEKDKMRLKVPVAKAVSIGMRKLSEGDFVERALKVVQGKARVKRTMWSRRAQEYDAKINSGDLIAIAEVVRDLYRAENQPEQSYSERQLYEAALDRMAREIAAVNKMSETEAVRLVETNLSKGPKRGKAVEEDDSQDEAA; translated from the coding sequence ATGACGACCCAGCAGAAGAAATCTCCAGCACGTCACGGTTTCAAGACCGGTGAAGCGATCGTGTATCCCGCTCATGGTGTCGGTACCATTTCTGCAATCGAGGAACAAGAAGTTGCCGGCATGAAGCTCGAGCTTTTTGTGATCGATTTCGAAAAAGACAAGATGCGCCTCAAGGTTCCTGTAGCCAAGGCAGTCAGCATCGGCATGCGCAAGCTCTCCGAAGGAGATTTCGTTGAGCGCGCACTGAAAGTTGTTCAGGGCAAAGCGCGCGTGAAGCGTACCATGTGGTCGCGTCGCGCCCAGGAATATGATGCCAAGATCAATTCGGGCGACCTGATCGCCATCGCAGAAGTGGTGCGCGATCTGTATCGTGCAGAAAACCAGCCGGAGCAGTCCTACTCCGAGCGTCAGCTTTACGAAGCAGCACTCGACCGTATGGCTCGCGAAATTGCGGCCGTTAACAAGATGTCCGAAACCGAAGCAGTTCGCCTGGTTGAGACCAATCTCAGCAAGGGTCCGAAGCGTGGCAAGGCCGTTGAAGAAGACGATTCTCAGGACGAAGCCGCATAA
- a CDS encoding NAD-glutamate dehydrogenase: protein MGYRNNPKREKQIEKARNLASTQTAPFLDPGILYGRASPDDIEYYSAEMLATSAAHTYEALARSKGEKPYISISSVEGVTPKDIPVTVLTIIGRNMPFLYDSVMGEVTSSFRGLYLAVHPILVHDEKSEAGYRLAEAEDDPAQNISLIQLHIAPLTPQAAATLEERLRFVLAQVHSAYSDWKPMLGKLDEALAELSERGSARRKTERKEAVEFLNWLRNDNFTFLGMRDYTYSGKGKNARIERGDGVGLGILSDPDVRVLRLGKDAVTTTPEILAFLDGPDFLIVTKANVKSIVHRRAYMDYIGIKRFDEDGNVTGELRIVGLFTATAYTRPVRQIPLLRAKVAEVERHFGFDPNSHSGRILHNTLEAYPRDDLFQIEEDLLIRFVEQIMELSDRPRVRVLARIDRFDRFVSAIIFVPREEYNSYVREKIGDYLSKVYNGHISAYYPAFPEGAVARVHFIVGRTDGKTPRIAQDKLEDAVSDIAARWIDHFVALSEAGAPLLDVDQAYQEAFTPEEAVGDMRDIVATAKGEEVRIEFYRQDDQPQDRLSLKIFHRDGHLPLSRRVPLLENLGFNVISERTFDIGVLSEGDRQDIVLHDMELAIATGAALDLAVYGPRLEDAFLAAFAGKVDNDNFNRLILAAGVTVREASVLRAYARYLRQTGIVYSQEHISETLFKYPAITRKLFDLFATDFDPAIAEKTRVKKLSELHKAIETALAGVPNLDEDRTLRRYVNAIDATLRTNYFQKNEDGTPREVLAFKFDPKHLDGLPDPRPFREIFVYGTEVEGVHLRFGKVARGGLRWSDRGQDYRTEVLGLVKAQQVKNAVIVPVGAKGGFFPKALPAGGTRDEVFNAGREAYKTYIRTLLSITDNIIGDDIVAPADTLRLDGDDPYFVVAADKGTATFSDTANGLAREANFWLDDAFASGGSAGYDHKKMGITARGAWETVKRHFREMDTDIQTTPFTVAGVGDMSGDVFGNGMLLSEKIRLIAAFDHRDIFIDPDPDTDQSFAERKRIFELPRSSWQDYNRSLLSKGAMIISRAEKSVTLTPEAAAAIGIDKTVATPFEIMTAILKSPVDLLWFGGIGTYIKAAVETNAEVGDRANDPIRVNATEVRAKVIGEGANLGITQKGRIAYSLAGGRCNSDAIDNSAGVNSSDVEVNIKIALASAVNSGRLTLPKRNQLLASMTPEVAHLVLRNNYLQSLAISLTERLGTGNREELGRLMSALEAAGQLNRKVETLPNDAEFTERYASGKPLTRPEIGVLLSYAKLTLFDALVASSLPDEPYLQHLLVDYFPVKMQKTYAADITSHRLHREIVATALANTVVNRGGPGFVQKLADASGLLPADVVKAAMIVEDGFGLKRLWSEVDALDGKISGNIQNELYARITRIFSEVSRLYLQARGASAGTNAMADEIERLKSAVKSLAPAAAKYRQQLGATELEGVPSGLLQELDTLSLLVYVPEIMLIADSASTSLARAAESYATVSATFRVARLLEASQRISPADHYESLALLRNQDQISSARRKIVVSALTEYAKEKDPVQAWYAADRVRVNRIVSELAALSDSGEINLARLTVAAGLLADIVLAR from the coding sequence ATGGGCTACAGAAACAATCCAAAACGTGAAAAACAGATCGAAAAAGCACGAAATCTCGCAAGCACCCAGACAGCGCCATTTCTCGATCCAGGCATTCTTTACGGGCGCGCAAGCCCTGACGACATAGAATATTATTCCGCCGAAATGCTGGCCACGAGTGCCGCGCATACCTATGAGGCGCTGGCGCGTTCGAAAGGCGAGAAACCCTATATCAGCATATCGTCGGTCGAAGGTGTAACACCGAAGGATATTCCCGTTACAGTCTTGACCATCATCGGGCGGAACATGCCGTTCCTCTACGATTCCGTGATGGGAGAAGTGACCAGCAGCTTCCGTGGTCTCTACCTTGCTGTGCACCCTATTCTCGTTCACGACGAAAAATCAGAAGCAGGCTACCGCCTTGCCGAAGCAGAAGATGATCCGGCCCAAAACATCAGCCTCATTCAACTGCATATCGCACCTTTAACGCCACAGGCTGCCGCCACCCTCGAAGAACGGCTGCGTTTCGTACTGGCCCAGGTCCACTCCGCCTATAGCGACTGGAAGCCCATGCTTGGGAAGCTGGACGAAGCGCTTGCGGAACTGTCGGAACGTGGATCTGCAAGACGCAAGACCGAGCGCAAGGAAGCGGTCGAATTCCTCAACTGGCTGCGCAACGACAACTTCACCTTCCTCGGCATGCGCGACTATACCTACTCCGGCAAGGGGAAGAACGCCCGCATCGAGCGCGGCGATGGCGTCGGCCTTGGTATTTTGAGCGATCCGGACGTTCGTGTTCTGCGTCTTGGCAAGGATGCGGTCACAACGACCCCGGAGATCCTGGCATTCCTTGACGGCCCCGACTTCCTGATCGTCACCAAGGCCAATGTGAAATCCATCGTGCACCGTCGCGCCTATATGGACTACATCGGCATTAAGCGCTTCGATGAAGATGGCAATGTCACCGGCGAGTTGCGCATCGTCGGCCTCTTTACCGCCACCGCTTACACGCGTCCTGTCAGGCAAATTCCCCTGCTCCGCGCCAAGGTGGCAGAGGTTGAGCGCCATTTCGGTTTTGATCCGAACAGTCACTCCGGCCGAATTCTTCACAATACGCTGGAGGCCTATCCGCGGGACGACCTCTTCCAGATCGAAGAGGATTTGCTGATCCGCTTTGTCGAGCAGATCATGGAACTCAGCGATCGCCCGCGCGTGCGCGTGCTTGCCCGTATCGATCGCTTCGACCGTTTTGTCTCCGCCATCATTTTCGTGCCGCGCGAGGAATACAACTCCTACGTCCGCGAGAAGATCGGCGACTATCTGAGCAAGGTCTACAACGGCCACATCTCGGCCTATTATCCGGCCTTCCCAGAAGGGGCCGTTGCCCGCGTGCATTTCATCGTCGGTCGTACGGACGGAAAGACGCCACGCATTGCTCAGGACAAGCTGGAAGATGCAGTCAGCGATATCGCCGCGCGCTGGATAGACCATTTCGTTGCGCTCTCCGAAGCCGGAGCACCGCTGCTGGATGTGGATCAGGCCTATCAGGAGGCCTTTACACCGGAAGAGGCTGTCGGCGACATGCGCGACATCGTTGCGACAGCAAAGGGTGAGGAGGTCCGGATCGAGTTCTATCGCCAGGACGATCAACCACAGGATAGGCTGTCCCTCAAAATCTTCCACCGCGACGGCCACCTGCCGCTGTCGCGCCGCGTGCCGCTGCTTGAAAATCTCGGCTTCAACGTTATCAGCGAACGTACCTTTGATATCGGTGTCCTGTCAGAAGGTGACCGTCAGGATATCGTGCTGCATGACATGGAGCTGGCAATTGCCACCGGTGCTGCACTTGATCTCGCCGTCTACGGCCCGCGTCTTGAAGACGCATTCCTGGCCGCATTTGCGGGCAAGGTTGACAACGACAATTTCAACCGCCTCATCCTCGCCGCTGGCGTAACGGTGCGGGAAGCCTCTGTGCTCCGCGCTTACGCCCGTTATCTGCGACAGACCGGGATCGTGTATTCGCAGGAGCATATCTCCGAAACGCTGTTCAAATACCCGGCCATTACCCGCAAACTGTTCGATCTGTTTGCGACAGACTTCGATCCGGCCATCGCCGAAAAGACCCGCGTCAAAAAGCTCTCCGAGCTGCATAAGGCGATCGAGACAGCCCTCGCCGGCGTTCCGAACCTTGATGAAGACCGGACATTGAGACGTTACGTCAATGCCATCGACGCGACATTGCGCACCAACTATTTCCAGAAAAACGAGGATGGTACACCGCGCGAAGTGCTGGCCTTCAAGTTTGATCCGAAGCATCTCGACGGCCTTCCCGATCCCCGGCCCTTCCGCGAAATCTTCGTCTACGGAACCGAGGTCGAGGGGGTGCACCTGCGCTTTGGAAAGGTCGCTCGCGGCGGTCTGCGCTGGTCGGATCGCGGCCAGGACTACCGCACCGAGGTGCTCGGTCTCGTCAAGGCGCAGCAGGTCAAGAATGCTGTGATCGTACCTGTGGGTGCAAAAGGTGGCTTCTTCCCGAAAGCACTACCGGCCGGCGGCACACGCGACGAAGTCTTTAATGCCGGTCGCGAAGCCTACAAGACCTACATTCGCACGCTGTTGTCGATCACCGACAATATCATCGGCGATGACATTGTTGCACCGGCCGACACCTTGCGACTGGACGGAGATGACCCCTACTTCGTCGTCGCAGCCGACAAGGGAACGGCGACCTTCTCCGACACGGCCAATGGGCTTGCCCGCGAAGCGAACTTCTGGCTCGACGATGCTTTTGCGTCCGGCGGATCGGCCGGTTACGACCACAAGAAAATGGGCATTACCGCCCGTGGCGCGTGGGAAACCGTAAAACGCCACTTCCGTGAAATGGATACCGATATCCAGACGACGCCATTCACGGTGGCTGGCGTCGGCGATATGTCCGGCGACGTATTCGGCAACGGCATGCTGCTGTCTGAAAAGATCAGACTGATTGCCGCCTTCGATCACCGCGACATCTTCATCGATCCAGACCCCGACACGGATCAGTCCTTTGCCGAGCGCAAGCGTATCTTCGAATTGCCGCGCTCCAGCTGGCAGGACTATAATCGTTCGCTGCTTTCAAAGGGTGCGATGATTATTTCCCGCGCGGAAAAATCGGTCACGCTGACACCTGAGGCAGCGGCAGCCATTGGCATCGACAAAACCGTTGCCACGCCGTTTGAAATCATGACGGCCATCCTGAAATCGCCTGTCGATCTGCTGTGGTTTGGCGGTATCGGCACCTACATCAAGGCGGCAGTCGAAACCAACGCCGAAGTTGGTGACAGAGCCAATGATCCGATCCGCGTCAATGCCACTGAAGTTCGGGCCAAGGTGATTGGCGAAGGCGCCAATCTCGGCATCACCCAGAAAGGCCGTATTGCCTATTCTCTGGCTGGCGGACGTTGCAACTCTGACGCCATCGACAACTCTGCAGGCGTCAATTCCTCGGACGTCGAGGTCAACATCAAGATTGCGCTGGCGTCTGCCGTTAACAGCGGTCGCCTGACCCTGCCAAAGCGGAACCAGCTTCTTGCGTCCATGACGCCGGAAGTGGCGCACCTGGTGCTGCGCAACAACTACCTGCAGTCGCTGGCGATTTCACTGACCGAACGACTGGGTACCGGTAACCGCGAAGAACTCGGCCGGTTGATGAGTGCACTGGAAGCGGCCGGGCAATTGAACCGCAAGGTCGAAACCCTACCGAACGACGCCGAATTCACCGAACGTTACGCCAGCGGAAAACCGCTGACCCGCCCTGAAATCGGTGTTCTGCTCTCCTATGCAAAGCTGACGCTGTTTGATGCACTGGTGGCAAGCTCTCTGCCGGACGAACCCTATCTCCAGCATCTGCTGGTGGATTACTTCCCCGTCAAAATGCAGAAGACCTATGCAGCGGATATCACAAGCCACCGGCTGCACCGCGAAATCGTTGCGACCGCACTTGCCAATACGGTCGTGAACCGTGGCGGACCGGGCTTCGTACAGAAGCTTGCCGATGCCAGCGGCCTGTTGCCTGCCGATGTCGTCAAGGCGGCCATGATTGTCGAAGACGGTTTCGGTCTGAAGCGCCTCTGGTCTGAGGTCGATGCACTTGACGGAAAAATCAGCGGCAACATCCAGAATGAGCTCTACGCCAGGATCACCCGCATATTCTCCGAGGTGAGCAGGCTTTATCTGCAAGCGCGCGGTGCGAGTGCTGGCACAAATGCGATGGCGGACGAGATCGAGCGCCTGAAAAGCGCCGTGAAATCCCTGGCTCCGGCGGCAGCGAAGTATCGCCAGCAACTCGGTGCCACGGAACTTGAAGGGGTACCATCCGGCCTGCTCCAGGAACTCGATACTCTGTCGCTCCTGGTTTACGTTCCGGAGATCATGCTTATCGCCGACAGCGCCTCGACGTCTCTTGCGCGTGCAGCAGAAAGCTATGCGACAGTCTCTGCGACGTTCCGTGTGGCAAGGTTGCTGGAAGCAAGCCAGCGCATTTCGCCTGCCGACCACTACGAAAGTCTGGCGCTCCTGCGCAATCAGGATCAGATTTCCTCGGCGAGACGCAAGATCGTCGTGTCTGCGCTGACGGAATACGCAAAGGAGAAGGACCCTGTACAGGCCTGGTA